Below is a window of Longimicrobium sp. DNA.
GCGTCCAGCGAGCGCACGAACTTCAGGCAGCCGCCGATGTCGGTGATCGGCCAGTCGGTGCCGAAGAGCAGCTTGCCGGGGTCGTTGACGAAGGCGAGCACCTCGTTGAGCTTGGCCCGCGCGAAGCGCTCGTAGCGCGGCTGGAAGTCGCCCAGCGTGAGCCCCGAGACGTCGCCGAAGACGTTGTCGTTCTTGTAGAGGACCTCCGCCGCGTCCAGGAACCAGGGGTTGCCCACGTGCGCCATCACGAAGGTGACCTCCGGGTGGTCCACGGCGATGTCGTCCACCTCCAGCGGGTGGGCGAAGCGCACCTTGGAGCTCTTCTCGAAGGTGTCGCCCGTGTGGATCATCACCGGCACCCCGAACTCCGCCGCCAGCACGTACAGCAGCCGCACGCGCGGGTCGCCGAGCGCCACCGGGACGTACCCCGGGTAGAGCTTGAGCGCCTTCACCGCCCCCGCCCGGAGCAGCGCCCGGATCGGCGCGTAGTCGGCGCGCTGGATCATCTCCGCCGTGGCCGCCGCCACCACGCCGATCTTCGGGTCGCCGGCCACCATCTCCAGCACCTCCTCCGTCGGCGGCCGCTCCGGCGTCACGTCGTACGAGGAGATGACGAGCGCGTAGTCGATCCCGTGCTCGTCCATCAGCGCCCGGAGCGCCGCGTACCGCTCCTCCAGCGTGGCCGGCAGGTCCGGCGTGTAGCGGTTCAGGTGCGTGTGGCAGTCGACGATCAAGGCGGCGCGGGGGCTCAGGGTGCGCGAGGCCGGGCAGACAGCGTACCACGACGCGGTTCAGCCGAAAGGAACGTGGCTCACGCGGAGACGCGGAGCCCGCGGAGAAAATCGAAGGCGAAGGAGAGGCCCGTGAGCGACGGACCGCGGTGTCCTACAGGCCCAGCACCAGGATCGTCTGCGGGAAGCCCGCGGCGCGCAGGTCCTCGGCCGTGTACACCCGCCGGTTGTTGGCCTGGTCGGGGAGGGCGAACGAGAAGATCTTCCAGGTCCCCGGGTCGCTGAACCGCGGCACGCTCACGGTGCACCGCCAGGTGCCGTTGATGGAGATCCCCGAGATGCGCTGGCACCCGTTGTCGCCCACGAAGAAGCCGCCGGGGGTGACGAAGGTGACGGCGGTCACCACCAGCCCGACGCCCGACACGGTGGTGCTGAACGCGTCGGTGGCCGAGAAGGTGACGGTCACCACCGAGTTCGAGTCCGCCCCGGCGACCACCCGCGGCGAGATGGAGAGCGCCGTGAGGGTGGGCGGCGTCTGGTCGGGGCCGCCGGTCGTGGTGCTGGTGAACTTCGTGTACCCGGTGCGGCCGGGGCGCGAGGTGCTGGTGGCCGTGATCACGGTGGTCCCCGGCTCCCTGGCTGTGACCAGCCCGGTGTTGGGGTCCACCGAGGCGATGGAGGTGTCCTGCGACGCCCAGACGATGGTGTCGGTCCACACCGCGCCGGCCGCGGTGCGCGGCACCCCGGTGAGCTGCACGGTGCCGCTGCCGCCCGTCGGCTGCGACGGGTGCGCCGGAGTCACGTCGA
It encodes the following:
- a CDS encoding amidohydrolase family protein, yielding MIVDCHTHLNRYTPDLPATLEERYAALRALMDEHGIDYALVISSYDVTPERPPTEEVLEMVAGDPKIGVVAAATAEMIQRADYAPIRALLRAGAVKALKLYPGYVPVALGDPRVRLLYVLAAEFGVPVMIHTGDTFEKSSKVRFAHPLEVDDIAVDHPEVTFVMAHVGNPWFLDAAEVLYKNDNVFGDVSGLTLGDFQPRYERFARAKLNEVLAFVNDPGKLLFGTDWPITDIGGCLKFVRSLDATEEELEGMLWKNADRVFRLGLAEGGQGGDGPS
- a CDS encoding Ig-like domain-containing protein, which translates into the protein MRSNRQTGPNRLLFVALACGAAALAACSDRSPLLREGTAGPPPPVLAAVQCHVSVLSRSFTCDVPVASTGARADVVVGGQHQFVRLTSSNVSFAVDTLRADVTLQNLMFQPIGTPDSTTADATGNKIFFHSGPTVTAGTGAVEVVTPDTGTFTAANQPFYRYVGVLLQNETSGPRTWKFRLSPGVQGFSFIVYVSAPMPREDGYIDVTPAHPSQPTGGSGTVQLTGVPRTAAGAVWTDTIVWASQDTSIASVDPNTGLVTAREPGTTVITATSTSRPGRTGYTKFTSTTTGGPDQTPPTLTALSISPRVVAGADSNSVVTVTFSATDAFSTTVSGVGLVVTAVTFVTPGGFFVGDNGCQRISGISINGTWRCTVSVPRFSDPGTWKIFSFALPDQANNRRVYTAEDLRAAGFPQTILVLGL